AAGGTCTATGTCTGTAATCTGGTGACCAAGCCGACGCAGACTGACGGCTTTACGGTGGCGGACTTTGTCGATGAGATTGAGCGGTTTGCCGGGGTGAGCATGGACTATGTGCTGTATAACAATTATCGTCCACCAAAGGAGCTGCTTGATAAATACGCGCACAATGGTGAGTATTTGGTGGAATGGGACGAGGCGGAGCTGAAGAAAAAGCATTATTATGCTTCGGGCAAGCACCTGATCGCTAACGGCGTTCGCCAGCACAATAAAAAGGCCGATCCGCTGGCGGCGCTGCGTAGTCTGATCCGTCACGACAGCGATAAAATCGCGCGAGAACTAATGAGGATTTACTTTTCATGAGTTTAAAGTTGGTTCTTGATCTTGATCGCACCTTGTTTCGGACGAGTGAACTGGACGAGGCGGAGTGGGGGCTGCTTGGGCGGCAGTTTGGCATTGATAGCGAGGTAGAGCTGGCGCGGCGGACTGACTTTCATGTGCGCACTGAGAAAGCATACTATTATGATTTCGCGGCGCACGTGCGGGCGGCGGGACTCGGAGAGGAGGCGGTATTCGCGTTCCTGCTTCAGTCGACGTTGGCCGACGGGCGGATGGAGTACGATGGAGTGGCTGAGTTGGTGGCGTGGGCCAGGCAGCGTGGAACGGTACACGTCTTGACCTATGGGCCAGCGAATTACCAGCGATTCAAGGCGGCGCTGTGTCCGTCGCTTGAAGGGGTAGAGATTATCACTACATTGCAGCCAAAAGGCGAGTATTTCCGCGAGCAGTGTCCGACTGGTGAGGTGTGGATGGTTGATGATAAGCCAATTGGCGGTGATCTACCTGATACTGTGCGATTTATTCAAACGGTAGAATATAACGGCATCGCGGCGCCAGAACATCCAGCGTGGCCAGTAGCGACAGCGTTAGGCCAGATTCCTGAGATAGTAGATAGGTATGAACTTTCCAATTGATCAACTGCCCGAAGCGCTTGATACGCCGAGTTTTGTATACTCGCGGCGGATGTTACGGGAGCGGGCGCGGCAGGCGCTGGCGTGTCAGGTGCCGTTCGGCTTGACGGTGCGTTACGCCGCCAAGGCAAATTCACACCCTGAAATTATACGACTGTTTGATGAGTTGGGGTTACAATTTGATGCCAGCTCAAGCTACGAGGCGGCGCTGCTGCTCAAGCAAGGGGTGAGCGGCCCAACGATCAGCCTCTCGAGCCAGCAGCCAGCGCACAACCTCGACGAGCTGCTCCGGGCTGGCGTGCGTTACGTGGCGACGTCGCTTCATCAATTGGAGCTGGTTGCGGCGAGCCCATATCGTCCACGTACGGTCGGTCTGCGGCTTAACCCTGGCATAGGCTCGGGGCATAATAACCGGACGATGACCGGTGGGGTTAATTCTAGTTTTGGGCTGTGGCATGCCTATACCGAGCAAGCACTGGAGCTAGCGAGGCGTCATAACATAACGATCGATCGGTTGCATATTCACATCGGCTCGGGTGCTGATCCGCGGTTGTGGGGCGAGGCGATGGACGCAGCGCTGGCGCTGGTTAGACGACTGCCGGAGGTGACCAGTTTAGACATTGGCGGTGGCTTTAAGGTGCATCGGTTTGGCGATGAGCAGGAGGCGGATCTGGCAGCAATTTGTGAAGTGTTTTCTCAGAAATTGGCTCGTTTTGCCGAGGAAACGGGGCGGCAATTACATCTAGAGATTGAGCCAGGAACGTGGCTGGTAGCACATGCTGGCGTGTTGGTTGCGGAGGTAGTGGACATCGTTGATACTGGTGCAGATGGTCACACATTTTTGCGCCTTGATACCGGCATGAACGACATCACGCGGCCAGGGATGTACGGCGCGCAGCACGAGATGATGGTACTCGCGGGTCGCGAGGAGCAGCGAGAGTACATCGTGGTGGGGCACTGCTGCGAGACGGGCGATATCTTGACGCCAGCGCCAAGCAACCCAGAGAATCTCGCATCGCGGCAGCTGGCTCGGGCGGAAATTGGCGATAAGCTAGTGATCTTTGACGCGGGGGCGTATTGCCAGAGTATGTCGCTGAAACAGTACAATGCGTATCCTGACGCCGGCACCTATTTTATTGACTAAATTTAATTCATCTGTTATAATATCCCAGTTTGATAACGAACTGAATTATGAGTGAATTATGTTCTTCGTGCAGTGAGCAGCTAGAACTGGGCACGCTACAAAAGAAATTTGAGATCGATCTTGAACGCCCATCTCTTGAGTCTCCTTTTCAGTTGACACTCGAGGGGTATTTTCAAAGTGAAGGTGTGAATGAACGAAAGGATCTGATGGCGCATGCTGAGCGAACGATGAAACTGGTGGAGGAGTTTGCTGGTTTGAAACTACCGCCTGAGGCGATTCATGCCGTGCTGCTGCATGACGTGGTTGACCGCTTTCACAACAGAGATAGCCAGAAGTGTACACCGGAACGTCGACAGGCTGCCGGCTTGGCTCTGGCCGATGTATTTACGAATCCTAAAACTGGGATGACGCGCGAGCAGGGTTCATATGTAGCGTCGCTACTAGCGGACTTTATTCTAGTAGAAGAGGTTTCTGGCCAGCACCGACTACAGGTGGCTAATACTATTCCTGAAAATATCAGAGAGATTATCACGGATCGTTACGAAGGTTCGGTGCCGGCTGAAGCATGGCAGCAGATCGAGCCATTTGTTGATGTGGAGCAGATGGCTGAATTCCTAGATAAGACCAATATCGAGGCGGTGATTATCAAGGCCTGTGAGCTACTCGACAATATGTGCTATCCGTCATCATCGCGTGAGTCTGCCAAACTGCAGGATGTCTTGGAGGCGGAGTCGTTCTATGCACCGCTGTGTGAAGTGATGGGGTTTGATGGGCTGGCGGCAAGCCTGCGTTCACAGGCACATATCATTCGGCTGGAGGGGCAGGGCAAGCGTAAGCTCATCGAGGAGATCCGCGAGCAGTATGAAAAAACTCGCCACGTTGGTGTCCGTAATTTAGTTAATACAATTTTTGGTACTGAACAAGTCGAGACCGAAGCAGTGGTTGGTTTGCGCAGTGAAGCATCGTGTCACAATCGGTCAGTTCACATCGGAGATTTTGTAGCGCAAAACGGTAAGGCGGTCTATGGAAAATATCGCCTGAAAACTGTGGGGTCGTGGGCAGCCAAGGTGCATGAAGCGCACCAGAACGACAAACCAGAGTATACACCGATGGACGTGCTGGGCTTGACCGTTATATCAAAGAATGTGAAAGCTCAGGCACGTGATTTTGTGGAGTTTTTACAGCGGCGAATTGATATGAACCCAGCGTTTCAGCTAAAAAAGGCTGCCAGTAAATCCAGTGCCATTTGTGTCCATGGTACGGTGGATTATGTTACTACCGTTCGCCGGGAGATGGAGCAACGCGGGTTTGATACAGAGCGCTGCGAGTTTGTGGTCCAGGATGCTGAAAGTGTGCAGCAGCGCGGTCAGAAATATCAGGTTTCCAAGACGACTTTCCTGATGGATTATCCAGGGCTAGACAAGGGCGTGCCGGTCGAAGTGCAGTTTGTCACCGAGGATGAGCGTCGGCGATCGCGGACGGGAGAGGTGGCGCATATTATTTATAAATATATTCGTCAGCTGGAGCGGCAGCGCCCAGTCTCTGATGAAGATAAATTAGAGCAGCAGAACTCAGTCTCTGACAAAGATAAACATTCCATTGCTAGAGAGATGTCTCAGCTGCTCGAGCAGATCCACCAGCGGCGCGACTATGCCAGCCATGATCTGGAAGTAAATGAGCGTTCAACTCCGGCGCGTGATGCGTTGCTGGAGGATTTATATCATTTCTTGTGTCATGAGCTCGCCTAGTCTCGGCAAACTATGTATAATCAGAATATGACAATTTACTACACTGATGGTTCAGCTAGTCCCAATCCTGGCCCGGGTGGCTTTGCGGTGATTCGTGACCTCCAGCCGTGGATCTTAGGATCAGAGGACGGCGAGACGACCAATATTCGCATGGAAGGCAAGGCGCTGATTGCGGCGCTTCAGGACGCGGACGACGCGCCGTGTGTGATTTATACTGATAGCGAATTTTGGATCAACGTGGTGACCAAGTGGGCACCG
The window above is part of the Candidatus Saccharibacteria bacterium oral taxon 488 genome. Proteins encoded here:
- a CDS encoding diaminopimelate decarboxylase, giving the protein MNFPIDQLPEALDTPSFVYSRRMLRERARQALACQVPFGLTVRYAAKANSHPEIIRLFDELGLQFDASSSYEAALLLKQGVSGPTISLSSQQPAHNLDELLRAGVRYVATSLHQLELVAASPYRPRTVGLRLNPGIGSGHNNRTMTGGVNSSFGLWHAYTEQALELARRHNITIDRLHIHIGSGADPRLWGEAMDAALALVRRLPEVTSLDIGGGFKVHRFGDEQEADLAAICEVFSQKLARFAEETGRQLHLEIEPGTWLVAHAGVLVAEVVDIVDTGADGHTFLRLDTGMNDITRPGMYGAQHEMMVLAGREEQREYIVVGHCCETGDILTPAPSNPENLASRQLARAEIGDKLVIFDAGAYCQSMSLKQYNAYPDAGTYFID
- a CDS encoding ribonuclease HI yields the protein MTIYYTDGSASPNPGPGGFAVIRDLQPWILGSEDGETTNIRMEGKALIAALQDADDAPCVIYTDSEFWINVVTKWAPGWQQRGWTKKGGEIKNLDIVRELYELYSNSQAELRWVRGHEGDEGNELADEWANRAREGERLTK